Proteins encoded in a region of the Bacillus methanolicus genome:
- a CDS encoding amino acid ABC transporter permease, translating into MYLNRIIEDPDRTSRLIEIAQSSLQPLLKGAIYYTVPLTLISFVIGLVLAILTALARISNIKPLQLIAGVYVSAIRGTPLLVQLFIIFYGLPTIKIIIDPFPAAVIGFSLNVGAYASEIIRAAILSIPKGQWEAAYSIGMTYSQALKRIILPQASRVSIPPLSNTFISLVKDTSLASLILVTEMFRKAQEIASTNYEFLLLYTEAAIIYWVICFFLSIIQGKIEARLDRYVSR; encoded by the coding sequence ATGTACTTAAATAGAATTATTGAGGACCCGGACAGAACATCAAGATTGATTGAAATTGCCCAAAGTTCCCTTCAGCCTCTACTGAAGGGAGCTATTTATTATACCGTTCCGCTTACACTGATTAGTTTTGTCATTGGGTTAGTTTTAGCCATCCTAACAGCTCTTGCACGTATTTCGAATATAAAACCGCTGCAGCTGATTGCCGGAGTATATGTTTCTGCCATACGAGGAACTCCTTTGTTGGTTCAATTATTTATTATTTTTTATGGTCTTCCGACAATTAAGATTATAATTGATCCTTTCCCTGCTGCAGTGATCGGGTTTTCATTAAATGTCGGAGCTTATGCTTCGGAAATCATACGAGCCGCCATCTTATCGATTCCAAAAGGACAATGGGAAGCGGCATATTCAATTGGGATGACATATTCCCAAGCATTAAAGAGGATTATCCTCCCTCAGGCCTCAAGGGTTTCGATACCGCCTTTGTCCAATACTTTTATTAGTTTGGTGAAAGATACATCTCTCGCATCTTTAATCCTAGTAACGGAGATGTTTAGAAAAGCCCAGGAAATCGCTTCAACGAACTATGAATTTTTGCTTCTTTACACAGAAGCCGCCATTATTTATTGGGTCATCTGCTTCTTCCTCTCGATAATACAAGGAAAAATTGAAGCTCGGCTTGACCGCTATGTATCAAGGTAA
- a CDS encoding DUF421 domain-containing protein, with protein sequence MPEWLHIIIRSILFLSILFLMTKIIGKKQISELSVFEYISGITIGSIAGEVIMGLEDSLFHGIIGILTFGITTFTADFISLKSKKFRDIFEGKSTVLIQDGKILEDNLKKEKYTIDDMSALLRQKDVFNVADVEFALLEPNGELSVLLKKENQPLTPKDLNLQVAQEKEPQTVIMDGQILDDALSAAGKTRRWLNIELEKLGVLLENVFMAQVDSYGELTVDIFDDKINVPSPQARPLLLAMIKKSQADLELFALETDSEKAKKMYRKNAEKLKKTMEKLTPYLSEPLQ encoded by the coding sequence GTGCCGGAGTGGCTGCATATAATTATAAGGTCTATCTTATTCTTAAGTATCTTATTTTTAATGACAAAAATAATCGGAAAAAAGCAAATTTCAGAACTGTCGGTTTTTGAATATATCTCCGGCATTACGATCGGAAGCATTGCCGGAGAAGTCATTATGGGTCTTGAAGATAGCTTGTTTCATGGAATAATAGGTATCCTCACTTTTGGTATCACAACATTTACAGCGGATTTTATCTCATTAAAAAGCAAAAAATTTCGCGACATTTTTGAAGGAAAAAGCACTGTTCTTATCCAAGACGGAAAAATACTCGAAGATAATCTAAAGAAAGAAAAATATACGATTGACGATATGTCGGCTTTGCTTCGGCAGAAAGATGTATTTAATGTCGCTGATGTTGAATTTGCTTTATTAGAACCAAATGGGGAATTAAGTGTACTATTGAAAAAAGAAAATCAGCCGCTTACACCGAAAGATTTAAATCTACAGGTTGCTCAAGAAAAAGAGCCGCAAACGGTTATTATGGACGGTCAAATACTGGATGACGCTCTTTCGGCTGCAGGTAAAACACGAAGATGGCTTAACATTGAATTAGAGAAATTGGGAGTCCTTCTTGAAAATGTTTTTATGGCTCAAGTTGATTCTTACGGGGAATTAACTGTTGATATTTTTGATGACAAAATCAACGTACCCTCCCCTCAAGCGCGTCCTCTATTACTTGCCATGATCAAAAAATCCCAGGCTGATCTCGAACTTTTCGCTCTTGAAACCGATTCTGAAAAGGCAAAAAAAATGTACAGGAAAAATGCTGAAAAACTAAAAAAAACGATGGAAAAACTAACCCCTTATTTAAGCGAACCATTACAATGA
- a CDS encoding GNAT family N-acetyltransferase, producing the protein MNWYEKLSQYFPIEEMKSKEHIVALLKERGDIYHKNEGPNHVMMYAEFDDFIFIDYLFVSKKSRGQGLGHQLIDKLKKKGKPIILEVEPVDYEDSDTEKRLRFYKREGFEHAQSIGYHRRSLATNEVNQMEILYWSPTEESEESIFEKMKKTYQMIHTYKDKRWYGESYLPADKALTFDENRNERDILADI; encoded by the coding sequence ATGAACTGGTACGAAAAACTGAGTCAATATTTTCCGATAGAAGAGATGAAATCAAAGGAGCATATCGTGGCTCTCTTAAAAGAACGAGGAGATATTTACCATAAAAATGAAGGTCCTAATCACGTGATGATGTACGCTGAGTTTGATGATTTTATATTTATTGATTATTTATTTGTATCCAAAAAATCAAGAGGACAAGGGCTTGGCCATCAATTGATTGACAAACTCAAGAAAAAAGGCAAACCGATTATTTTAGAAGTGGAGCCGGTTGATTATGAAGACAGTGATACGGAAAAAAGACTCCGTTTTTATAAACGAGAAGGGTTTGAGCATGCCCAATCGATCGGATATCATCGCCGTTCGTTAGCGACGAACGAAGTCAATCAAATGGAAATCTTGTATTGGTCGCCAACGGAAGAAAGTGAAGAAAGCATTTTCGAGAAAATGAAAAAAACATATCAAATGATTCATACGTATAAAGATAAAAGATGGTACGGGGAGTCGTATTTGCCCGCTGATAAAGCTTTAACGTTCGATGAAAATCGCAATGAACGTGACATATTAGCAGACATTTAA
- a CDS encoding 2-oxoglutarate dehydrogenase E1 component codes for MKKPSTGHDPAWYGFHGPNLGYVIDLYEKYLEDPELVDPEMRAYFEQWGPPVSAKVEPQTIYTEEISAPPSLPDMEKVLSAIRLADRIRSYGHLAANIYPLNDHVQNNEIVDPANYGLSEQDLLTIPASMICPDAPEEIRNGFEAINYLKKVYTGSIAFEYHHVANLEEKKWLRQKIETGGILPAFKKEKRISVLKRLIQVEEFEKFLHRTFAGQKRFSIEGLDSMVPLLDELISEAVKEGAKTINIGMAHRGRLNVLAHVLGKPYEMIFAEFQHAPNKELVPSEGSIGINYGWTGDVKYHLGLDRQIKEENTIKARFTLANNPSHLEFVGAVVEGFTRAAQEKRTKKGFPEHTPTSALSILIHGDAAFPGQGIVAETLNLSRLKGYQTGGTIHIIANNTIGFTTESADSRSTRYASDLAKGYEIPILHVNADDPEAVLAAALLAIEYRTIFNKDILIDLIGYRRFGHNEMDEPMTTNPLMYKKIHHHPTVKELYGKRLIAEGMISEEDMKQFAEDVYERLQKAYEKVPKEKLHHDLRETEPPVTVEKDLPKINTGVPYDLLKQINEELLKWPEDFNVFGKLAKILKRRIDAFDENGKIDWALAETLAFASIISDGTPVRMTGQDSERGTFAHRHLVLHDSENGKVYLPLHQLSTAKASFSVHNSPLSEAAVVGFEYGYNVFAPETLVIWEAQYGDFANAAQVMFDQFISASRAKWGQKSGLVMLLPHGYEGQGPEHSSARLERFLTLAAENNWTVANLTTAAQYFHILRRQAAILQKEEVRPLVIMTPKSLLRNPLVASSGNELSEGEFKSLIEQNGLGMETEKVERILLCSGKICIDLAEKLKSAEKKEWLHIIRVEEIYPFPIQQLKKLFGRYPNVKEIIWVQEEPKNMGAWSFVEPLIKEIAPLGAEVSYIGRRRRSSPAEGDPYVHKLEQARIINEALTRKELGGF; via the coding sequence ATGAAAAAGCCATCAACCGGTCATGACCCTGCATGGTATGGGTTCCATGGACCAAACCTTGGCTATGTTATTGATCTTTATGAAAAATATTTAGAGGATCCGGAATTAGTAGATCCGGAAATGAGAGCATATTTCGAGCAATGGGGTCCGCCAGTTTCTGCAAAAGTGGAACCGCAAACAATCTATACCGAGGAAATAAGCGCACCGCCTTCCTTGCCGGATATGGAGAAAGTGCTTTCGGCCATTCGCTTAGCCGATCGGATCCGGTCATATGGTCATTTGGCTGCAAATATTTATCCATTAAATGACCATGTACAAAATAACGAGATTGTCGATCCTGCTAATTACGGTTTAAGCGAACAAGACTTATTAACAATTCCCGCAAGCATGATCTGTCCTGATGCACCGGAAGAAATTCGAAATGGCTTTGAAGCGATTAACTATTTGAAAAAAGTTTACACTGGTTCAATTGCATTTGAATATCATCACGTAGCAAATCTTGAAGAAAAAAAATGGCTCCGCCAAAAAATTGAAACAGGAGGAATCCTCCCTGCTTTTAAAAAGGAAAAACGCATTTCAGTTTTAAAAAGACTGATTCAAGTAGAAGAATTTGAAAAATTTCTCCACCGGACGTTCGCAGGACAAAAGCGTTTTTCAATTGAAGGTCTTGATTCGATGGTTCCGCTCCTTGATGAACTAATTTCAGAAGCAGTTAAAGAAGGAGCAAAAACGATAAATATCGGTATGGCGCACCGCGGGAGATTGAATGTCCTGGCGCATGTTCTGGGGAAACCATACGAAATGATTTTCGCCGAGTTCCAGCATGCTCCGAACAAAGAATTAGTGCCATCTGAAGGCTCAATCGGGATCAACTACGGCTGGACAGGGGATGTTAAGTATCACCTTGGACTTGATCGGCAAATTAAAGAAGAAAATACCATAAAAGCTAGATTTACGCTTGCAAACAACCCGAGCCATCTTGAATTTGTCGGAGCTGTTGTTGAAGGATTTACCCGCGCAGCGCAAGAAAAACGCACGAAAAAAGGATTTCCTGAACATACTCCAACATCAGCATTGTCGATTTTAATTCACGGAGATGCTGCATTTCCCGGGCAGGGTATTGTTGCGGAGACTTTAAACCTTAGCCGATTAAAAGGTTATCAAACAGGCGGCACAATCCACATTATCGCAAATAATACGATCGGGTTTACGACTGAATCCGCTGATTCGCGTTCGACAAGATATGCCAGCGACTTAGCGAAAGGATATGAGATTCCAATATTGCATGTGAATGCAGATGATCCGGAAGCAGTTCTTGCGGCTGCTTTGCTTGCGATCGAATACCGCACGATATTCAACAAAGACATTTTAATTGATTTAATTGGATACCGGCGGTTTGGCCACAATGAAATGGACGAGCCAATGACAACCAATCCGCTGATGTATAAAAAGATTCACCATCATCCAACCGTTAAAGAATTATATGGAAAACGTTTGATTGCGGAAGGTATGATTTCTGAAGAAGACATGAAACAGTTTGCCGAGGATGTTTATGAACGCCTCCAAAAAGCTTATGAAAAAGTTCCTAAAGAAAAACTACACCATGATTTAAGAGAAACAGAACCACCGGTAACTGTCGAAAAAGATTTGCCTAAAATAAATACGGGAGTTCCATACGATCTATTAAAACAAATAAATGAAGAATTATTAAAATGGCCTGAAGACTTTAACGTCTTTGGAAAATTAGCGAAAATTTTAAAACGAAGAATTGACGCTTTCGATGAAAATGGAAAAATTGATTGGGCATTAGCCGAAACACTTGCTTTTGCATCAATCATTTCTGACGGCACACCTGTCCGGATGACAGGCCAAGATTCTGAACGGGGTACATTTGCCCATCGCCACCTTGTTCTGCATGATAGTGAAAACGGAAAAGTCTATTTGCCACTGCATCAATTGTCAACCGCAAAAGCATCCTTTTCCGTACACAATAGCCCTCTTTCTGAGGCTGCGGTTGTAGGGTTTGAATATGGCTACAATGTATTTGCACCTGAAACCCTTGTAATCTGGGAAGCGCAGTACGGTGATTTTGCGAATGCAGCCCAAGTGATGTTTGACCAATTTATTTCAGCAAGCCGGGCGAAATGGGGACAAAAATCAGGATTAGTTATGCTTCTGCCGCACGGTTATGAAGGCCAGGGACCCGAACATTCCAGCGCTCGGCTGGAACGTTTCTTGACACTGGCCGCCGAAAATAACTGGACAGTTGCCAACTTAACAACAGCTGCCCAATATTTTCATATTTTAAGAAGGCAAGCAGCCATTTTACAAAAAGAGGAAGTACGCCCGCTCGTCATTATGACACCGAAAAGTCTTTTGCGAAACCCGCTCGTTGCATCAAGCGGCAACGAACTCAGTGAAGGTGAATTTAAATCGTTGATTGAACAAAATGGTCTTGGCATGGAAACGGAAAAAGTAGAGCGGATCCTGTTATGCAGCGGAAAAATCTGCATTGATCTTGCTGAAAAATTGAAATCAGCTGAAAAAAAGGAATGGCTTCATATTATTAGGGTGGAGGAAATTTATCCGTTTCCTATTCAGCAGCTGAAAAAATTATTCGGCCGTTATCCAAACGTAAAGGAAATCATTTGGGTTCAGGAGGAACCGAAAAACATGGGCGCATGGAGCTTTGTTGAACCACTCATTAAAGAAATTGCGCCTCTCGGGGCAGAAGTTTCTTATATTGGCCGTCGTCGACGTTCAAGTCCGGCTGAGGGAGATCCATATGTCCATAAACTTGAACAAGCACGAATTATAAATGAAGCACTAACCAGGAAAGAACTAGGGGGTTTTTAA
- a CDS encoding DUF6884 domain-containing protein — protein sequence MNSLCIIPCGKRKIWDKEPEAGPTKADQAYIGAFHNLCQQYSRMFFQKWVIISAKHGFLLPEDIVPKNYDLSFSMRKAEVVSTEVLQKQIVKKKLESYQKIVILGGKKFQPIIENAFGNNHRYEYPLWDCKGIGYMQQKLKNAIEKRKPIHGYDGM from the coding sequence ATGAACTCATTATGTATAATACCTTGCGGAAAAAGAAAGATTTGGGATAAAGAGCCCGAAGCAGGACCTACAAAGGCGGATCAAGCATATATTGGTGCTTTTCATAACTTGTGCCAGCAGTACTCGAGAATGTTTTTTCAAAAATGGGTGATAATTTCAGCAAAACACGGATTTCTCTTGCCTGAGGATATTGTTCCCAAAAACTATGATTTGTCCTTTAGTATGAGAAAAGCGGAAGTAGTCAGTACAGAAGTTTTACAAAAACAAATTGTAAAGAAAAAGCTTGAATCTTATCAAAAGATTGTCATTCTCGGAGGAAAAAAATTTCAGCCGATTATAGAAAATGCATTTGGAAATAACCATAGATATGAGTATCCGCTTTGGGATTGCAAAGGAATAGGATATATGCAGCAAAAATTAAAAAATGCCATCGAGAAACGAAAGCCTATTCATGGGTATGATGGAATGTAA
- the odhB gene encoding 2-oxoglutarate dehydrogenase complex dihydrolipoyllysine-residue succinyltransferase, which translates to MAEIKVPELAESITEGTIAQWLKRPGDFVNKGEYIVELETDKVNIEIISDYEGVLKELRAKEGDTVKVGETIAVVDVNEKASQPALQERQQVNEQALVEKQFATPVQEKQQAESNPAEPEMQEKKDRPIASPAARKLAREKGIDLSSVPTIDPLGRIRKQDVEFFHSNPGINSVEQPQPQTFEQPATHHAETGKPVERIRMSRRRQTIANRLVEVQQTAAMLTTFNEVDMTAVINLRKRRKDKFFEEHDVRLGFMSFFTKAVVAALKKQPYLNAEIQGDEILLKKYYDIGIAVAAPEGLVVPVVRDADRKNFAEIESDILELAEKARTNKLTLKDLQGGTFTITNGGVFGSLLSTPILNGPQVGILGMHKIQLRPVAIDEERIENRPMMYIALSYDHRIVDGKEAVTFLAKVKELIEDPESLLLEG; encoded by the coding sequence GTGGCAGAAATCAAGGTTCCAGAATTAGCAGAATCAATAACGGAAGGTACAATCGCGCAATGGCTGAAAAGACCCGGTGATTTTGTAAATAAGGGCGAGTATATTGTAGAACTTGAAACAGACAAAGTGAACATTGAAATAATTTCTGATTATGAAGGTGTCTTGAAAGAGCTACGAGCAAAAGAAGGAGATACCGTAAAAGTCGGTGAAACAATTGCTGTTGTCGATGTGAATGAAAAAGCTTCACAACCAGCATTGCAAGAGCGGCAACAAGTAAATGAACAAGCACTAGTTGAAAAGCAGTTTGCCACTCCTGTACAGGAAAAACAGCAGGCAGAAAGCAATCCGGCAGAGCCTGAAATGCAAGAAAAGAAAGACAGGCCAATCGCTTCCCCTGCCGCCCGAAAATTGGCAAGGGAGAAAGGAATTGATTTAAGCAGTGTACCTACAATTGATCCACTTGGAAGAATAAGAAAACAAGATGTAGAATTCTTTCATTCGAACCCGGGAATAAACAGCGTTGAACAGCCGCAACCGCAAACATTTGAACAGCCGGCCACACATCATGCAGAAACCGGCAAACCGGTAGAACGGATTCGCATGTCGAGGCGCCGTCAAACAATTGCCAATCGCCTTGTCGAAGTCCAGCAAACAGCAGCCATGCTTACAACCTTTAATGAAGTTGACATGACCGCAGTTATAAACTTAAGGAAACGCCGTAAGGATAAATTTTTCGAAGAACATGATGTACGCTTAGGCTTTATGTCATTTTTTACAAAAGCGGTTGTCGCTGCTTTAAAGAAACAGCCTTATTTAAATGCTGAAATTCAAGGTGATGAAATCCTTCTTAAGAAGTATTATGACATCGGAATAGCCGTCGCGGCTCCGGAAGGATTAGTTGTACCGGTTGTAAGGGATGCAGACCGTAAAAATTTTGCGGAGATTGAATCTGATATTCTGGAACTAGCTGAAAAAGCAAGAACAAACAAATTGACATTAAAAGATCTTCAAGGCGGAACATTTACAATTACAAACGGCGGCGTGTTTGGATCATTGCTGTCTACACCAATTTTGAATGGTCCGCAAGTTGGAATTTTAGGAATGCATAAAATACAGCTCCGTCCGGTAGCAATTGATGAGGAACGCATTGAGAACCGTCCAATGATGTACATTGCATTATCATATGACCATCGCATTGTGGACGGAAAAGAAGCTGTTACGTTCCTTGCTAAAGTAAAAGAACTGATCGAGGATCCGGAATCACTTCTATTAGAAGGGTAA
- a CDS encoding thermonuclease family protein, with the protein MKKILFTITIIGIFFIIAACSNSHEFKRIQVEFNELYDGDTIGVFYNGRPEKVRFLLVDTPETSHPRLGEQPFGKEAKMFTRDLVEKAKTIELEFDIGPNRDKYGRLLAYVYVDGKMIQEELLKNGLARVAYVYPPNTRYVDQFRAIQEKAQQEGIGIWKVENYSQEDGFHPEMIGKTKENSDKQGKAVHNDSPKSQRGCKIKGNISSNGEKIYHTPDSPWYEQTKPEVWFCSEKEAALAGFRSPKK; encoded by the coding sequence ATGAAAAAAATACTCTTTACTATTACAATAATTGGAATATTTTTTATCATTGCGGCCTGTTCAAATTCACATGAATTTAAGAGAATTCAAGTTGAATTTAATGAGCTTTATGACGGAGATACAATAGGTGTCTTTTATAATGGAAGACCTGAAAAAGTCCGTTTTTTGCTTGTTGATACTCCCGAAACATCCCATCCTCGACTAGGTGAACAACCTTTTGGAAAAGAAGCGAAGATGTTCACGAGAGATTTAGTTGAAAAAGCCAAAACAATCGAACTTGAATTTGATATTGGTCCGAATCGGGATAAGTACGGCCGCTTGTTGGCTTATGTGTATGTTGATGGAAAAATGATCCAAGAGGAGTTATTAAAAAATGGATTAGCCAGAGTGGCATATGTGTACCCTCCTAACACACGGTATGTCGATCAGTTCCGAGCTATTCAAGAAAAAGCTCAACAAGAAGGCATTGGGATTTGGAAGGTTGAAAACTACTCACAAGAAGACGGGTTTCATCCTGAAATGATTGGTAAAACTAAAGAAAATAGTGACAAGCAAGGCAAAGCGGTACATAATGACTCTCCAAAATCACAACGAGGATGCAAAATAAAAGGGAACATTAGTTCAAATGGCGAAAAAATCTATCATACCCCTGATTCGCCATGGTATGAACAAACGAAGCCGGAAGTTTGGTTCTGTTCGGAAAAAGAAGCAGCTTTAGCCGGTTTTCGTTCTCCCAAAAAATAG
- a CDS encoding TetR/AcrR family transcriptional regulator has product MSPRTGLDMPTILQNAAEIADQEGIEAVTLASLAKKLNIRPPSLYNHFDGLTGLRKHLAIYGLERLYEKLSYAAIGRSGDEAVYQLGITYVDFARTHPGLYEATLLAPDPADLEVQKAGQKIVDLATRVLSVYGLKDDAAIHAVRGLRSILHGFASLEQRGGFGLPISLDKSLSLLIQAFLAGIHVMKQKGEE; this is encoded by the coding sequence ATGTCACCGAGAACAGGCCTTGACATGCCGACTATATTGCAGAATGCAGCAGAAATAGCGGATCAGGAAGGAATAGAGGCGGTAACACTTGCATCACTGGCAAAAAAACTGAACATACGACCACCGTCATTATATAACCATTTTGACGGATTAACAGGTCTGCGAAAACATTTAGCTATATACGGTTTAGAACGTCTTTACGAAAAATTGTCATATGCAGCCATTGGAAGATCCGGAGATGAAGCGGTCTATCAACTAGGGATCACTTATGTCGATTTTGCACGGACACATCCCGGTTTATATGAAGCAACCTTGCTGGCACCTGATCCGGCTGATCTAGAAGTTCAGAAGGCCGGACAAAAAATTGTTGATCTCGCCACGCGTGTGTTAAGTGTTTATGGCTTGAAAGATGATGCAGCTATTCATGCTGTAAGGGGGCTGCGGAGTATTCTGCATGGATTTGCTTCTTTGGAACAAAGAGGGGGCTTTGGCCTTCCAATCAGTCTGGATAAAAGCTTGAGCCTGCTGATTCAAGCCTTTCTTGCCGGAATTCATGTCATGAAGCAAAAAGGAGAGGAATAG
- a CDS encoding amino acid ABC transporter ATP-binding protein translates to MIVINGLNKQFDKLEVLKGIDLVVEKGKVVVVIGPSGSGKTTLLRCLNILEMPTKGTITIENQKIDFSKPASKRMIAAFRRLTGMVFQSYNLFPHMTALENVMEGPITVKKQSKESARKKAAQLLTKVGLGDKLDVYPYQLSGGQQQRVGIARALAMEPKVMLFDEPTSALDPELVGEVLKVMKDLANEGMTMVVVTHEMRFAQEVADEVIFMDGGVVIERGKPEEIFANPKEERTKQFLNLIQK, encoded by the coding sequence ATGATTGTAATAAACGGCTTAAACAAACAATTCGACAAGCTTGAAGTGTTAAAAGGTATTGATCTTGTGGTTGAAAAAGGGAAAGTTGTAGTGGTTATTGGTCCATCCGGTTCAGGAAAAACGACGCTCCTTCGTTGTTTAAATATTTTAGAAATGCCGACAAAAGGTACAATCACAATTGAAAATCAGAAAATAGATTTTTCCAAGCCTGCTTCGAAAAGAATGATTGCCGCATTTAGGCGGTTAACCGGAATGGTTTTTCAAAGCTATAATCTCTTTCCACATATGACGGCTTTGGAAAATGTGATGGAAGGGCCAATCACCGTCAAAAAACAATCGAAAGAATCTGCCAGAAAAAAAGCAGCTCAATTGTTAACAAAGGTTGGTCTTGGAGATAAATTGGATGTTTACCCTTACCAGCTTTCAGGCGGCCAGCAGCAGCGCGTCGGCATTGCCAGAGCACTTGCCATGGAGCCAAAGGTAATGCTTTTTGATGAACCTACCTCGGCTCTCGACCCGGAACTTGTCGGTGAAGTTTTGAAAGTTATGAAGGACCTTGCCAACGAAGGAATGACAATGGTAGTCGTTACACATGAAATGCGGTTTGCCCAAGAGGTTGCTGATGAAGTCATTTTCATGGACGGCGGTGTTGTCATTGAAAGAGGAAAACCGGAAGAAATTTTTGCGAACCCGAAAGAAGAACGGACAAAACAGTTTTTAAATTTAATTCAGAAGTAA
- a CDS encoding DUF1657 domain-containing protein produces MTIASNVNQLLATIRGIETQLSNFALNSQDEKAQRLFHECMLVMQEVKNDLEIRKYEIEFEEPQYKNS; encoded by the coding sequence ATGACTATCGCTTCAAACGTTAACCAATTGCTCGCAACGATACGAGGCATTGAAACCCAATTATCAAATTTTGCGTTAAATTCTCAAGACGAAAAGGCACAGCGGTTGTTTCATGAATGCATGTTAGTAATGCAGGAAGTAAAAAACGATTTGGAGATCCGAAAATATGAAATTGAATTTGAAGAGCCTCAATACAAAAATTCCTGA
- a CDS encoding DUF1657 domain-containing protein has protein sequence MTVGNQIKQTIAGLKSAQASFETFALGTDNKAAKQLYQSAAKQTQSIIDSIEPRLQEIIQEEPQYNQ, from the coding sequence ATGACAGTTGGAAATCAAATAAAGCAAACAATAGCAGGATTAAAAAGTGCGCAAGCAAGTTTTGAAACATTTGCCCTCGGTACAGATAATAAAGCTGCAAAGCAATTGTATCAAAGTGCCGCAAAACAAACCCAATCCATCATTGACAGTATTGAACCGCGCCTTCAGGAAATTATCCAGGAAGAGCCTCAATATAATCAGTAA
- a CDS encoding MBL fold metallo-hydrolase, whose translation MKVTKENTVYQLTFLPGLFPVNCYLVEEEEDLTLIDAALPFSVKGILKTAALIGKPIARILLTHAHEDHVGALDGLKNALPNAKVYISKRDARLLAGDKSLDPAEPNTPIRGGIPQKLKTTHADVLLENGDQIGSLLAISSPGHTPGSMAFSDTRNNSLIAGDAFQTKGGIAVAGKIQPLFPFPAMGTWNKMVSLESARKLLKLQPTLLATGHGRMIVHPGEAMKKAITEAEKSFN comes from the coding sequence ATGAAAGTAACAAAGGAAAATACTGTTTATCAATTGACATTTTTACCAGGCTTGTTTCCGGTAAATTGTTATTTGGTTGAGGAGGAAGAAGATTTAACGCTTATTGACGCAGCGCTTCCTTTCAGCGTGAAAGGCATTTTGAAAACAGCTGCGTTAATTGGCAAGCCGATTGCGCGAATTCTTCTGACCCATGCTCATGAAGACCATGTTGGTGCACTTGATGGACTAAAAAATGCTCTTCCAAATGCAAAAGTATATATTTCTAAAAGAGATGCCCGTTTACTGGCAGGGGATAAATCTTTAGATCCCGCAGAACCGAATACTCCCATCCGTGGCGGAATTCCACAAAAGTTGAAGACAACTCATGCAGATGTTCTCCTTGAAAACGGAGATCAAATAGGATCACTATTAGCGATCAGCTCTCCCGGGCACACACCCGGTTCCATGGCTTTCTCAGACACAAGAAATAACAGCCTGATTGCAGGTGATGCGTTTCAAACAAAAGGAGGAATTGCCGTTGCTGGGAAGATTCAGCCGCTTTTTCCGTTTCCGGCGATGGGCACATGGAATAAAATGGTTTCTCTCGAAAGTGCCCGTAAGCTGCTAAAATTACAGCCAACTCTGCTGGCAACAGGCCATGGCCGAATGATCGTTCATCCGGGAGAAGCAATGAAAAAAGCGATAACAGAAGCAGAAAAAAGTTTCAATTAA
- a CDS encoding sigma-G-dependent sporulation-specific acid-soluble spore protein CsgA codes for MDKTLGYLREIVSNYTEQSSLCKKIYEKIEKNLDSSEEDFVRKLSQKEINYLNEILPQEIRYAKDEKDNERVRQLNEVYELLF; via the coding sequence ATGGATAAAACTTTGGGGTATTTACGCGAAATCGTATCCAATTATACAGAGCAAAGCTCATTATGCAAAAAGATATATGAAAAGATTGAAAAAAATCTTGATTCCTCCGAAGAGGACTTTGTTCGAAAACTAAGCCAAAAAGAAATCAATTATCTGAATGAGATACTTCCCCAAGAAATCCGTTATGCAAAAGATGAGAAAGACAATGAAAGGGTTCGCCAGTTAAATGAAGTATATGAGTTATTGTTTTAA